The region TGGCGCAGGCGCTCCACCAGCACGGGCGGCAGTTCGGAAATGTCGTGGGTATCCCGCCAGACGGTGTCATTGAGCAGGACGGCGATCATTTTGTCATCGGCCTCCCCCCCGTCGAGCATGGGCAGACCACCGACGACGCGGGCGGCCACGATGATCTCGCCACGGGAGATGGGACGCTCGGACAACACGCAGATGTCG is a window of Candidatus Hydrogenedentota bacterium DNA encoding:
- a CDS encoding inorganic diphosphatase; translation: DICVLSERPISRGEIIVAARVVGGLPMLDGGEADDKMIAVLLNDTVWRDTHDISELPPVLVERLRHYFQTYKLIPGRESDVSIGPAYGREHAEKVIRAAIDDYSEEFGA